DNA from Cupriavidus necator N-1:
GAACCACAGCAGCCACGTCAGCGGCCGCAGCGGCGGCTTGTACAGCACGAAGTCGCCATAGCGCTGCACTAGGTAGTCCTTCACCGCCTCGTCGCTGGCGCCGCCGCGCAACTGCGCGCGGATCTGGCGTCGCAGGTCGACGGCAAGGTCGGCGTTGGAGTCGGCCAGGGTCTGGTTCTGGCAGACCAGGCAGCGCAACTCGTTGGACAGCGCGTGCACGCGGGCATCGAGTTCCGCT
Protein-coding regions in this window:
- a CDS encoding cytochrome c-type biogenesis protein codes for the protein MRSRIRTMLAVWLCCVSLQATALTEAELDARVHALSNELRCLVCQNQTLADSNADLAVDLRRQIRAQLRGGASDEAVKDYLVQRYGDFVLYKPPLRPLTWLLWFGPLLLVAGVAAAIVRARSRNRQADATLDASAQRQLADLLDESATTSVEHRQP